The following coding sequences lie in one Zingiber officinale cultivar Zhangliang chromosome 2B, Zo_v1.1, whole genome shotgun sequence genomic window:
- the LOC122047770 gene encoding protein NODULATION SIGNALING PATHWAY 1-like, giving the protein MIFEGGQGAKASPNDHQEHCLMDWLEEPMCFISSFLDDPCAAASTSTPNEITSCEWWAKGQEQYDMTCTTPSLSSTPSTANSPQLLPQAEFSRKRKKPTSSTTGKTTAAIQDKQRTVGVPGKKVQEELVEEGEVNMKLAGTGRKVQGKGGPGASSNGGSKETRWAEKLLNPCATAIEAANVSRVRHLLCVLQELQSLSGDVNHRLAAYGLRALVNRLLFTGISISNIGGAAAATTEAAVTFVTSETRLFRSALIKFHEVSPWFALPNALANASILQTLARDPSRCAKSLRVVDVGVSHGLQWPTFLDAIARRPEGGPPLVRLTVAGAAAPPGPFSVSPPGYDFRSHLLRYAKSINLNLQIDDANDLEPSSLALRRDETLVICTQFRICHRNVDDRMAFLRSMRKLEPDLLVLSEIEGGRCSGGADNGYPAAFAKKAELLWRFLDSTSAAFRGKDCSERRVMEGEAARVLETAEPAAEGRERWQERMAAAGFEEEAFGEEAMEAGKAILRKCDGNWEMRTASPAAAEAVALWWKGQPVSFCSLWKPNRPM; this is encoded by the coding sequence ATGATCTTCGAGGGTGGCCAAGGCGCTAAAGCCTCGCCTAACGACCATCAGGAGCACTGTCTCATGGATTGGTTGGAGGAGCCCATGTGCTTCATCTCCTCCTTCCTCGATGATCCCTGTGCAGCAGCATCCACCTCCACACCAAATGAAATCACTAGCTGCGAATGGTGGGCAAAGGGCCAGGAGCAATACGACATGACTTGCACTACTCCATCGCTGTCATCTACACCCAGCACGGCAAACAGTCCCCAATTGCTTCCACAAGCTGAATTTTCCAGGAAGAGGAAGAAACCGACGAGTTCAACTACTGGCAAAACGACCGCAGCGATCCAAGACAAGCAGAGGACAGTAGGTGTCCCTGGCAAGAAGGTTCAGGAAGAGTTGGTGGAGGAAGGTGAAGTAAATATGAAGCTGGCGGGGACAGGGAGGAAGGTGCAGGGAAAGGGGGGCCCGGGGGCCTCAAGCAACGGCGGAAGCAAGGAAACAAGATGGGCGGAGAAGTTGCTGAATCCCTGCGCCACCGCCATTGAAGCGGCGAATGTTTCTCGGGTTCGGCACCTGTTATGCGTGCTCCAAGAGCTACAGTCTCTCTCTGGCGACGTGAACCACAGGCTTGCTGCCTATGGACTCCGCGCTCTCGTCAACCGCCTATTGTTCACCGGGATCAGCATTTCCAACATAGGTGGAGCAGCCGCTGCGACGACGGAGGCGGCGGTTACCTTCGTTACATCGGAGACGAGGCTCTTCCGATCGGCGCTCATAAAGTTCCACGAGGTCAGCCCCTGGTTCGCCTTACCTAACGCTCTCGCCAACGCCTCCATCCTCCAAACGCTAGCCCGCGATCCGAGCCGCTGCGCCAAGTCCCTTCGCGTGGTCGACGTCGGCGTCTCCCACGGTCTCCAATGGCCGACGTTCCTCGACGCGATAGCCCGCCGTCCCGAAGGAGGTCCGCCTCTGGTGCGCCTCACCGTAGCAGGCGCCGCCGCACCGCCTGGGCCGTTCTCCGTCTCGCCTCCGGGATACGATTTCCGTTCTCATCTCCTTCGTTACGCCAAATCCATCAACCTCAACCTCCAGATCGATGACGCCAACGATCTCGAGCCTAGCTCCTTAGCTCTCCGCCGAGACGAAACCCTAGTCATCTGCACCCAATTCCGAATTTGCCATAGGAACGTCGATGATCGGATGGCGTTCCTCCGATCGATGCGGAAGTTAGAACCCGACCTCCTGGTTTTAAGCGAGATCGAAGGCGGCAGATGCAGCGGTGGGGCGGACAACGGGTATCCTGCGGCGTTCGCGAAGAAAGCGGAGCTTTTGTGGAGGTTCCTAGATTCGACAAGCGCCGCATTCAGGGGTAAGGACTGCTCAGAGAGGAGAGTGATGGAAGGGGAAGCGGCGAGGGTTCTGGAAACTGCGGAACCAGCAGCGGAGGGGAGGGAGCGGTGGCAGGAGAGGATGGCAGCGGCAGGTTTCGAGGAGGAGGCATTCGGGGAGGAGGCTATGGAAGCGGGTAAGGCGATTCTGAGAAAGTGCGACGGAAATTGGGAGATGCGGACGGCATCGCCGGCAGCGGCAGAGGCGGTGGCGCTGTGGTGGAAGGGGCAACCGGTGTCCTTCTGTTCCCTGTGGAAGCCGAACAGACCAATGTAA